The Xiphophorus couchianus chromosome 18, X_couchianus-1.0, whole genome shotgun sequence DNA window ttagcttattgCACCTCTTTTGCCTGCTTAAATAAACTTGGCGCAGAAAGTAAAGGACATTATATTCTGTCAGTTTCGTTCTGTAGCTCAACAACAAtaaggaaatgttttataatgtgGACGAAACAAGAAATtggtatttctaggattttttccccctatgtttttatgcaaaatctATATATGATATCTACAACAGGCTTTTAAAAGTAACTAGCATTTGGTCcctattttatttctaatagaaaaacattttagttacacTTTGTTAGCTTTCAAAGTGAAACATTCGTTGTagtatatatttagaaaaatagtTATTTGCAGCTCTTGACGagttatatattttcaaaaatttttagctcatttttatttcatgccACAGCAAGATTATGAATGTCTTCAAAAGGCTGTGGCAGATTGTATTTCTAAAACTATCTATTAAACCATTACGATACTCTTTGTTCAGCTTTCAGCAGCGGAAGCCGCTTCTACAAAGTTTTGACTCATGGGGCTAGACATAAAttcacgccacacttttcagatgcaCCAAAACAATGTAAAACCATTTTTCGTTCAGCCACACAAGCAAACGTTCCTTTTCTTCAAGGTTTACCCAGAGATGTCTCCAGCAGCGGAGAGATTCACATTTGGGTGAAGGAATGCAAGAACCTGCCTTTAATCAGAGCCACCATCGACCCGTACGTCAAATGGTAGGCAGCAGATGAATCATCTCAAACAAGGTCAGGCTTTCCACGTCTGATGTGTGAAGTAAACGCGCCCTGTCGTTCTCCCTTGCTTCCAGCTTCGTGCTGCCGGACACGAGCAGGAAGAGCCGCCAGAAGACGCGCGTCCTGCGGAGGACCGTGGAGCCGGTGTTCAACCACACCATGGTGTACGACGGCATCGGCGAGGCCGATCTGACCGAGGCCTGCGTGGAGCTCACGGTGTGGGACCGAGACCGACTCGCCAGCAACCTGCTGGGGGGGCTGAGGCTCGGCGCCGGAACAGGTAACCATCGCCTGATCGGTGAACGGGTCCAAAGGTTTTCTTTGGACATtggctgctttttttccccccgtgcGGTCGTTGTAACTTAAAAATTAGGTCGGTTGGTAGGAAAAAGCTAAAGGAAGAAGTGTTTCAGGCTCCTACTGTCTCCTCGCtgccaaaaaaaatctaagtgttaccaaatgcaaatatgttagtacacttgaaagaagacaaaactaacttacaagtaactttccagaaagaaataactttgtttttgttcaatgaCAGGACACTTTCCCTttataatatgtaaaaaataaaataaaattattattccaCTGGTATGTTATTTCACTTGTagctaaaatcttttttttttaatcaatattaaggagttattgacttaaaacaagctcctgtattttgctgaaaagctacttgtgagttagtttctgtcttatttcaagtttactaagattaGAAATGAGACCAAGAATccaaaaaaaagacgaaaaacaaaatcaaccagaatgaacagaaatatgATTTGTTACTTCATTCTGTCACCTTTCTCTTCTGGCTTTTTTGTTGCTATCTGTTTCCGTCTCtatgtttcatttattcattcaattGTTGTtcaattatgactttaaatctatCTCTATCATTGTATGTAGTTTATGGTTAACTTGTGTCACAATTGGTTTTTCTCATGTTGCATTTTCGCAACAAATGTTTCATGTACTCTGttgtttctgattattttggctgtatttattgtttttctgacacATTTGGATAGTTTTACACATCCTCGTGAATGAGGTGCACGTAGATAAACTAACTTGTGGTCACTTTTCCTTACTGGGCCCTGCCAGAAAAGAAAACGCTGCTTAGTACCGTAACCACAATTTTGCTGCATCGAAGTTCAGAAAAGACGTCAGAAACCTGAAACCGAGAAGAAGCTCTGACCATTTTAAGATCTGAATTATATTTTGAGATCAAATCGATAAGagaaaggcaactctaaaccaCATGTGTTAAActcgaggcccgtgggccaaatctggcccgccgcaGCTCTTTATGTGGCCTtttagattctagactaaacaccaagtgtgcttaaatattaagttaaccaaatcattgcagtttttttccgTTTACTGcaaaattatatcaatcagttgATCCAGTTTCTTccgaattattgtggaaattcacgcaaaagCAACAAATCCTCGCACTGTATTGCACAAATACATAGTTGGGAGGCTAttgcatatttttctcaaaaattgtcaaaaacttttctacttgtactaaacagctgcctcagccttaatggatgtcagattatagtctgCGATCTATACAGCGAGCAATAAAAACTTGCATTTACCGTCATAAAgaaatatcacaaatatttccaaattagtgccgcaaacactttgattttattgcaaaaaaaaaatcacaaacacagTTGCTtaatcctggatggactgaaaagaattcattaatatttctaACAGtttaacaggttttatcaatacattctggcacaaccggccctttaagagcatttataatcttgatttggcccaaaacgaaaaaagagtttgacacccctgctctaaacaaagaaatcctggtgtaaatggtttaaaaaaaaataaaaagagctgAATATTTGAAAGTGTTAAAGTGCCTGAATCCAGACGTTACCAGAGGATAATCCAGTGTCGGCTGCATGTTTCCTCTACGCAGGAAGAAGCTACGGCGCTCTGGTGGACTGGATGGATTCCGGCCCGTACGAGGCGGCGCTCTGGGACCGCATGATGGCTTCTCCCAGTGAATGGGTGGAGGACGTGCTGCCGCTGAGAATGTTAAGTTCTGCCAGAGcagctctaaaataaaatacacccGACTGCTGCAGgaagtatttatttccattgaCAAAAACCTTGTTAAATCATTGTGTTAAGCTGAAATAGTAACAGCAACCTTACATCTATGTTTGAACAATTTGACTTTATGACgcagaaaaagcaaactctCCTTCTGTAGTAAGAGTGTAAGACAAATGTTGGCAAAATGAAGGATATGGACACTGACGTCTCTTCATATTAAAGGTAAAAAGAGCTTTTTGTCGTATTTTATCggagaagtttaaagctttGGCTGTGAAAttaagttttcacatttttatgcaaagaaTCCTGAAATACCCTGGGTTGGgaatttggttatttttaaccCTTGCAATGGGGACTCCTTAACTTTGAGTACTATGTTATAGATATTCCACTTTGAGTCATGAAATTTAGGAAAGTTGCATTTATAGAGTCGCCTTATATGCTGATGTTTCCAAAGTCTGCAACCTACACCCCATAAAACCACAACCTGCTGTTTGATACCaataaaattcacaatttcctatcttacatttgtatttttttgtgtttcttgaaGTGAAACAGCCAGTAGAAATTACTTGCATTAAAACTTTCATTACATCAGTTGCAACTATTAAACATGGATCACCTCAGATCAGCGTTTCTTTTGACTGAAGTTGTCCAGATCCAGTCTCGCGTTCCTTGCCTCCAGTTtgaggaggttttttttttttaccacgcGGTGCctgaataaactttttttaaaaagacgtGGAGATGAATTACACTTTTAGTTGACTTCAGCTGACAGCTTTCTGCAGCTAAAATGAGATTTAATGCATATCAAAATGCATTCAACTACCTAAAAATGACTTTGTGATGGTCTgctggttaaaaacaaaacaaactggttaaaaacaaagaacctgacgaaaaaaaaaccaaaaaaactatttaacaaatttatgtcatttCTGGGAAATTTGTGGGCAAAACAAATTTTGGGAATTTGGTTATTTCCCAGTTTTGTCCCAAGGTTTTCGGTTACAGTCAAATGGCCTTTGAACACTTTCACTGAATAAACTGaaagagtaaaataaacaacCTTTTTGCCTGCTCATCTTTTCTTGTAGTCTACTTACATACCTACCTTAAAAACAGGGAGAAATAAATGAGTTTACACCAACAACTTGTCAAAATAGATGTGCTCAGtccaaaatatttcacatttcacaaaggattaaattgcttttctttttattcccagcaaaaaaacaaaacaattacaacATTTCTGATTATAAAAGCTGTCAACTCTCATTAAATACATGGAAATTAATCCAATATAATGATTATGACCGACATATAATTACAATGCACTGTTATTATACACCAGCTGAGCCCTTATTTTCTTCTTAACAAATAGTAAAACTGTATTAGTTGTAAATCTGCGTTTGAATCTCATGACTACCTGATCTAGTGTAAAATCCCGTCCCGCCCTGCTTTGCAGCTGATGTGCTGTTATTTATGATTGGCTTCATTCTTCGTCAGGTGACGTTGCCCCCCGAGGCGTTTTAGTCGTATTTCGTGGAGCAAACGGCAAGCAGCAACGAGAACAGCAACGACGAGAAAGCGGATGCAATACTTTCAGCCGATGAAGCTGCTGgaaatagaggaaaaaaaatacagtgagCCACCTTAAAATGAGGAAAACGGTAAACATGGACATCAGTTATACGGCAGGTTCTTACTGTGATAAGTCGGCTTACTTTCagcatcttaaaaaaaaagaacaaaggaaatGTATTCAGAATTCAACACGTTAGTCAATATCATTCAAATAGTTTTGACATATTTAAGTTAAACCTGGGAAAGTTACgtgtgttttttgttacttatagaTGGGATTAAACGGAAAAAACAGTACTTTAGGAAATACTTTCATAAGTCTCTCTAATAAGCACATTGTGAAAACCACTGAGGGTTATGCGAATGGAAAAGGATCTGTCCAATGGGAACCGCTCAATGTGTCAAAAGGCACAAACATTAAAGGAAGTGACATTCTGCATTTTGGTATTTTGCGGAGCTTTGGCTTCCGGTTTGGTGCAGGTTTGTTGGGATGGCGGTACTGCAGCAAGGAAGGGTGAGACAGGGATGTTGACTTCACAGAAAGTTCATCCCGCACTAAGGAAGCCGAGGGcaacttttatttaacagtATCTTCCTCTCGGCTCTTATGATAGGACACTTGTTTTAAAACGTCAAAGGAGCATCAAACCCGCTTCGGTTGTTCCCACTGGAACCGCATTCCAAAAGGGTGGATCCGAGCCGGATTCAGGACTTGGCTCACATCTGATGTAGGCCAGGCCTGAGTGTTTACACTTCTAAAAAGTCTGACCTTGTCACCATGAGCCTTTGCCcacttagaaaaaaatctgatttggcTGATACTTGCCAGCAGTGTGAATACAGGAACTTTCACAGAACTTCCTGTATTCAGGAAATTCTGAATACAGGAAGTACTTTGTGAATTCACAAAGTACTTTACAAAGACAAAGTACGTTTGTGGAACTAACTAGTACTTCCCCTGAACTCGCCGGGTACTTGGAACTACTCACCAGTCAGTTTTGTAAAGCGTAACCTAAAAGTCTAGGAAGGTTCCATTACCATTCCAAAAAAGTACCTTGCAAGTTCCCAGAAATTTCAAGAAAGTACTTGGTTAGTTCTTTCTTTCAGTTCTTTCCCAGAGCTCACTTGTACTTACCTGTAAGCTCTGGGAAAGAACATGTTGTGTTATGTGTTGCtacttaaaagttttattccGAAATTTTACAGCTGTATATTCTCTCCTTTTGTGACTTTGTTTCTGATGGTGTTGGAGGAATAGACATATGAAGTGTTTTAGTTAAAGACGCACCAGTGGTCTGTTGGCCGACGCGTATTTGCTGAGAGGTGATGGTAGCGTTGGCCGGCACATCCGTGGCTGCTCTCCTTCTACGCTTTTGACTGTTACAGACCTGTCGTaaagaaataagagaaaaactCAAACCCACTTAAAGTAAAAATCTTCTCGCAAGGCTGCACATGAGTTGGCTTACAGGCAGTAAGGAGCGGCAGGTGCTTGTCTCACACAGTCTGGTGACGCAGTGCAGGTAGAAAGTGGAAACTGTCAGATTCTTGTGCTCTATAAATCTGAAGGCCTCAAAGGAGAAGTGAGCTCTCTGCGAAACGCCGTTTTCCTCCACTTTGGTCTGCGGGTCACGATTACACCTGGGGTGCATCAAGACGCGGGAGGTTTGTCAAGAACAAAGAGTTCCCAAGAGGGTTGAATGTCAtataagtaaaaagaaagaaagtctcTTGATGCGGCTAGACGTATCCGGCACCCAACTCACCCGACAAAGAGGTCGTAATAATGGGTCTGCATGGGAAAAGGACCTGTGGTGGTGTAGCATCGGTCCAGCAGCAAGTTGAACCTTTAGAGGAGCAGAGTTACACTTTCAGTAGCTTGTTCTCCTTTAGCACAGATGTGGCCTGGTTTAGATTTAAATGATCAAAGTTTGAGTACTTTTCTGTCAGGTTGGTTGCTTTTACTGAAACGTAGATCTTGGTTTTCAGGTTGAGTCCCGTTGGAGGAATTGTAAGCGGGTTCTGGTATCCTGCGTCCTGTTTtgggaaaaagacaaaagaaaaaaagatcgAATcaagttaaagaaataaaaaaaaattatattatttcaaaaaaGAATTCAAATGAGAGTAGCTCTTACTTGGTAGAGCTCCATACTCAGGGTACTGATGAAGCTACCGTTGTTGTCTCGTATGGCAACGTTGACACCCGATCTGCATGGATAGAGTATACCGAGGTTTTCAATAAAGTTAAGGTTTCAAAGGTGCTAAAATTGTCTGGTTTTCTTTGGTTTGATGCCATTTTTATGAGACGCCTGAAAATGTGTGAGTGATGGAAATTTTGTTGGCAGCATTGGGCATAGACTGACGTAGCACTCTACTCCCCCTTTCGGTTGCAGCAAAATGTGCTACAACGTAAGGagcaaataaattattgatttccattaaaactgaaaatgcacACATAATTATTTGActgatttcaacattttttggaACACATAAGCTCCTGGCATTCAGCTAAACCGCTCTGAGTTAAACCGTTGTTCCACATTCCCAGTTTTTGCTTAAGTCGTGCCAGTTTTGGGGTCTCCACCTGATCATTTTCTGTCAATCACTTACTAGTTCTTGTGCTGCATTGCAACATGAAATGATTTCGATTCGTCTCTGTAAGTTACCACACAGGCCACATCACTGTTGCTACAGGAAGTAAGCTTCGGACCAAAGAGATTGATTTGAACAGCTTTAGCACCGACGGTGGCAGATAAAGCtagcatataaaataaattggcAACAATCACATAAATCTATATGTGAAAATCAATCATTCAAATTCGCATCCATTAAATCTAAAAACTTATATATTCACcccagtttttaaatgattacatAGTTCCTGCATTACAATGCTCTCTAACATCTGATTGGCTCTCCCGCACAGCTGGTAAACGTCCAGCCAATGACGCTGCAGCTCTGGTATTTGACACTGtcttaataaataaagcttactgaaaattcaTGAAGTGTTGCAGCAggtcaacataaaaacaattatatattgaaataatttctatCTAGTTGCAGCAAAACCCGGTTTTGCTACATAGAAACATATGTAATAAAATATCCACACATCTGTAACATTTAACTGatccttgaatatttttttttattattaaattctgGCACGTTTCGACTACTATAGTTTGTGACCATGAAgcaatttgaaagaaaaaaactaacttacatatgcgttttaaaattacacactagtttattaattttagattcTGTATCCGGATTTGTTtcagtgtcattttaaaataattaatttgagcAATTGTTGTTGCATggtaaatgttgttttattggaTTGTCATAATATTTCAGCAGTATTgttcattagtttttttgttttttttctattttaagacTAAAGCGATTAACATCATGCTCCATGATTCTGGGCCTCCTGTGTGTGCTCTACAGATACGGCGGCTGTCTCCTTGCTGTACTCACACGCTGAGCTGAGTGTTGTTGAGCAGGTACTGCATTGGGTACTTGCAGGAGAAGATGTAGTGGATCTGCGGTCGGTAGGTGATCATGCCAGCCGACGGGTCTACAGACATGACCATGCCTGAGATATTCACAAACTCCACTTTGGAGTAGTCTGCAAATTCTCCAGTTCCAACCTGATTGGTTAtctgttaaataataataatgatgatgagaAATAGAGCAGAATATAcacattttgcaaatattttacaattaaaaccCTCCCGGCGGTCTTAGCCAGAGGCTCAGGAGGAGCGCGGCAAATGTCACGATGGGACAGCTGGGAAAAGGGGGGATAGTCCCGTCAGACCGTCAATTTCCGAAACCACGCAGGAGGGTTGAATCCTTTTCCTCTACTCCAATTCACTAAAAAAGTAGTGGATTCAAACAATCTAGGTAGGTGAAGGGAATTAAATACCTGGAAGTTGTTGTCGCAGTCTGACAAGGAAGTTTCATTTATGGGGAATCTAAATCTTAAAACTGGCGGAGTGACACTCCAGTCGGCTTTTCCAAAGCACAGTGGGTTTCTGAACTGATTGTTGAGCGCCATCAGGGACTCGTTGTACTGAGCGTTATAAATAGGACAAATGTAGATGCTGAGGTCCATGTACTGGGTGCCACATGTTACGTTTATGTCAGCATTttctgagagagagaaagaaaacggAGGAGGGATGCAAATTAAAGCAACGACAacttggggaaaaaagcagCAATCCAAAGAAGTCTAACCTGGAGCTCTGTATGTGTTGCTGAAAATGCATTCGTCTGGGATCTGGGCGTCGGCCTGCAGAAACAGGCCGAGCTGCCACACGAGGAGGACCAGCATCAGCGTGGATCTGCGagaaagcagcaaaagcaaTCAGACTTTTCAAAAACTGTTATAGATGTCTGGGATTCTAAAAAGACCCTTTttaagagggttttttttcttcttcagaaaaaaaaacagtttctggaCGTTAAGTCACTGATGTGACTCAAGAGAAAGACggaattaaagaagaaaaattccCAGACTCACCTGTATGTCTTCATCTTGCGTCGCGTCTGCTCTCCTCCGTGGACGGATCCCTTCATTTATAAGCGCTGGCTCCACATGCGTGTGACCGCCAGCACAATGGAGTAACCTGAACCGGGCcttcaatttcatttttcataataaCTGACGTAGGGTTTTGATTTTGgggccaaaatcaaaataatcacAGAATAATTCATTTCACTCCAGAAATGAATTATTCTATGAATAATTAATGATTCTATGTATGCTTAATTTCTTGAGTGAAAAGTTTTGgacattgattttattttttaaatcatttattaagc harbors:
- the LOC114161500 gene encoding zona pellucida-like domain-containing protein 1 isoform X2; translation: MKGSVHGGEQTRRKMKTYRSTLMLVLLVWQLGLFLQADAQIPDECIFSNTYRAPENADINVTCGTQYMDLSIYICPIYNAQYNESLMALNNQFRNPLCFGKADWSVTPPVLRFRFPINETSLSDCDNNFQITNQVGTGEFADYSKVEFVNISGMVMSVDPSAGMITYRPQIHYIFSCKYPMQYLLNNTQLSVSGVNVAIRDNNGSFISTLSMELYQDAGYQNPLTIPPTGLNLKTKIYVSVKATNLTEKFNLLLDRCYTTTGPFPMQTHYYDLFVGCNRDPQTKVEENGVSQRAHFSFEAFRFIEHKNLTVSTFYLHCVTRLCETSTCRSLLPVCNSQKRRRRAATDVPANATITSQQIRVGQQTTDAESKPTYHTSSAESIASAFSSLLFSLLLAVCSTKYD
- the LOC114161500 gene encoding zona pellucida-like domain-containing protein 1 isoform X1, which codes for MKGSVHGGEQTRRKMKTYRSTLMLVLLVWQLGLFLQADAQIPDECIFSNTYRAPENADINVTCGTQYMDLSIYICPIYNAQYNESLMALNNQFRNPLCFGKADWSVTPPVLRFRFPINETSLSDCDNNFQITNQVGTGEFADYSKVEFVNISGMVMSVDPSAGMITYRPQIHYIFSCKYPMQYLLNNTQLSVSGVNVAIRDNNGSFISTLSMELYQDAGYQNPLTIPPTGLNLKTKIYVSVKATNLTEKFNLLLDRCYTTTGPFPMQTHYYDLFVGCNRDPQTKVEENGVSQRAHFSFEAFRFIEHKNLTVSTFYLHCVTRLCETSTCRSLLPVCNSQKRRRRAATDVPANATITSQQIRVGQQTTDAESKPTYHTASSAESIASAFSSLLFSLLLAVCSTKYD